One genomic region from Amaranthus tricolor cultivar Red isolate AtriRed21 chromosome 12, ASM2621246v1, whole genome shotgun sequence encodes:
- the LOC130828160 gene encoding pentatricopeptide repeat-containing protein At4g28010 isoform X2 — translation MLEQQPVYVMIPLLQGLCQNGDIDRAMQGLQEMSKNSMLADVISFHIVVNALCKAKRVEEALNLVDLMKSAGYYPNIRSYTSILDGLCKIGKVDDAMLVMEEMKEKGFDIDVVAYSALIKGFCSKENDDKVQELFREMLERGVTPNVITYSILLQYFSMMGRWNEVAEMIDHMTDKGIIPDEIVYTSIIDELCKNQKTTQAVAMLNLMLEKGEEPPIATYNAVINALCKDGSVGESFDILKMMINKGKKPDTWTYTTLLKGLLDIGKVDDAITIFKSVFEDEAYVQPDVMAYNTMIIGLCKEGFLDEAVSFYDKMVVAGICSNEVTYGTLMGGYLKSGNIVGCMDLWKEMLSIGLVPTSHTFGIMIDGFCKLQMVNIAKGLFLKLWAFGLSPRGVHYNTLLASLCKDGSVDQARRLFDYMKETNCQPCTISFHVMIHGALKSGDFQYGKLLLTDMLQRGLAPDASLFSTLIERFSDAGLMDEAKLLFDRMVGRGFTPSSIDYQNLLIAYCTKGDENELIKLLHRMAAENVVLNSEMKATILTYLCHCAKSDIDMVKLLPTFSQDAPKEDDEDVDVPCSDFLENLHKFHSKISMHPS, via the exons ATGTTAGAGCAGCAGCCTGTTTATGTAATGATTCCTTTACTTCAG GGTTTGTGTCAAAATGGGGATATTGATCGAGCAATGCAAGGTTTGCAAGAAATGTCCAAGAACTCTATGTTGGCTGATGTTATTAGCTTTCATATAGTAGTTAATGCACTTTGTAAGGCAAAAAGGGTGGAGGAGGCATTGAATTTGGTGGATTTGATGAAGAGTGCTGGTTATTATCCTAATATAAGGTCATATACTAGTATTTTAGATGGGTTGTGCAAGATTGGTAAGGTTGATGATGCAATGTTGGTGATGGAAGAGATGAAGGAAAAAGGATTTGACATCGACGTTGTTGCTTATAGTGCTCTAATCAAAGGTTTTTGCAGTAAAGAGAATGATGATAAAGTTCAAGAGCTTTTTCGTGAAATGTTGGAACGAGGGGTCACACCTAATGTGATTACGTATTCAATTTTGTTGCAATATTTTTCTATGATGGGTCGTTGGAATGAAGTTGCAGAAATGATAGATCATATGACGGACAAGGGGATTATTCCTGATGAAATTGTTTACACAAGTATAATTGATGAGCTTTGCAAGAATCAAAAGACTACACAAGCTGTTGCCATGTTGAATTTGATGCTCGAGAAGGGTGAAGAGCCACCTATTGCAACGTACAATGCCGTAATTAATGCACTCTGTAAAGATGGTTCAGTTGGTGAATCTTTTGACATTTTGAAAATGATGATAAATAAGGGAAAGAAGCCTGATACATGGACATACACTACATTGCTCAAAGGTCTTCTCGATATTGGGAAAGTTGATGATGCAATAACAATTTTCAAGTCGGTGTTTGAAGATGAAGCTTATGTTCAGCCTGATGTCATGGCATATAATACAATGATTATAGGGCTCTGCAAGGAAGGCTTCCTTGATGAGGCTGTATCATTTTATGATAAGATGGTTGTCGCAGGAATATGTAGTAATGAGGTGACATATGGCACACTCATGGGGGGATATCTGAAGTCAGGGAATATTGTTGGTTGTATGGATCTGTGGAAAGAAATGCTCAGCATCGGATTAGTTCCAACATCACACACATTTGGTATTATGATTGATGGCTTTTGTAAGTTGCAAATGGTTAACATTGCTAAAGGTCTATTCTTGAAATTGTGGGCCTTTGGTCTAAGTCCTCGAGGTGTGCACTATAATACATTGTTGGCATCATTGTGTAAAGACGGAAGTGTTGATCAGGCAAGGAGGTTATTCGATTATATGAAGGAAACAAATTGTCAACCATGTACTATATCCTTTCATGTAATGATCCATGGAGCTCTTAAATCCGGTGATTTTCAATACGGAAAATTACTGCTGACGGATATGCTTCAAAGGGGTCTGGCTCCTGATGCTTCCCTATTTTCAACACTGATTGAGAGGTTCTCAGACGCTGGACTAATGGACGAGGCCAAGCTGCTTTTTGATAGGATGGTTGGTAGGGGTTTCACTCCAAGTAGCATTGATTACCAAAATTTGTTAATTGCGTATTGTACAAAGGGCGATGAAAACGAGTTAATCAAGCTGCTTCATCGAATGGCAGCCGAGAATGTTGTGCTGAACTCGGAGATGAAAGCAACTATCCTGACATATTTGTGTCACTGTGCTAAAAGTGATATTGATATGGTGAAACTGCTGCCAACATTTTCTCAAGATGCTCcaaaagaagatgatgaagatgttgATGTCCCTTGCAGTGATTTTCTGGAAAatcttcataaatttcattccaaAATTTCTATGCATCCTTCTTAA
- the LOC130828160 gene encoding pentatricopeptide repeat-containing protein At4g28010 isoform X1, whose translation MSLRHFLIKPFSYPHCYSQFNVFRTNSSQSSLFPWKTFVQSENIDTRIAFLCKVDKNVRAAACLCNDSFTSGTIIPSSQTCNFLIMVLRKSGEHELAFSVYKNMTHVGIKPLFFSLAAVLEYFVNSVEPMCALGVVGLIWKHGFDVNVYLMNLVLKGLCQNGDIDRAMQGLQEMSKNSMLADVISFHIVVNALCKAKRVEEALNLVDLMKSAGYYPNIRSYTSILDGLCKIGKVDDAMLVMEEMKEKGFDIDVVAYSALIKGFCSKENDDKVQELFREMLERGVTPNVITYSILLQYFSMMGRWNEVAEMIDHMTDKGIIPDEIVYTSIIDELCKNQKTTQAVAMLNLMLEKGEEPPIATYNAVINALCKDGSVGESFDILKMMINKGKKPDTWTYTTLLKGLLDIGKVDDAITIFKSVFEDEAYVQPDVMAYNTMIIGLCKEGFLDEAVSFYDKMVVAGICSNEVTYGTLMGGYLKSGNIVGCMDLWKEMLSIGLVPTSHTFGIMIDGFCKLQMVNIAKGLFLKLWAFGLSPRGVHYNTLLASLCKDGSVDQARRLFDYMKETNCQPCTISFHVMIHGALKSGDFQYGKLLLTDMLQRGLAPDASLFSTLIERFSDAGLMDEAKLLFDRMVGRGFTPSSIDYQNLLIAYCTKGDENELIKLLHRMAAENVVLNSEMKATILTYLCHCAKSDIDMVKLLPTFSQDAPKEDDEDVDVPCSDFLENLHKFHSKISMHPS comes from the coding sequence ATGTCTCTGAGACATTTTCTCATTAAACCCTTTTCATATCCACATTGTTACTCTCAATTCAACGTCTTTCGTACAAACTCATCTCAATCATCTCTATTCCCTTGGAAAACATTTGTTCAAAGCGAGAATATAGATACCCGAATTGCATTTTTGTGTAAAGTTGACAAGAATGTTAGAGCAGCAGCCTGTTTATGTAATGATTCCTTTACTTCAGGTACAATAATCCCTTCTTCGCAAACATGTAATTTTCTTATTATGGTGCTCAGAAAGTCAGGTGAGCATGAATTGGCATTTTCAGTTTATAAGAATATGACCCATGTTGGTATTAAGCCCTTATTTTTTTCGTTGGCTGCGGTGCTTGAGTATTTTGTGAATTCGGTTGAACCCATGTGTGCTTTAGGAGTTGTTGGATTGATATggaaacatggttttgatgttaATGTGTACCTTATGAATCTTGTGTTGAAGGGTTTGTGTCAAAATGGGGATATTGATCGAGCAATGCAAGGTTTGCAAGAAATGTCCAAGAACTCTATGTTGGCTGATGTTATTAGCTTTCATATAGTAGTTAATGCACTTTGTAAGGCAAAAAGGGTGGAGGAGGCATTGAATTTGGTGGATTTGATGAAGAGTGCTGGTTATTATCCTAATATAAGGTCATATACTAGTATTTTAGATGGGTTGTGCAAGATTGGTAAGGTTGATGATGCAATGTTGGTGATGGAAGAGATGAAGGAAAAAGGATTTGACATCGACGTTGTTGCTTATAGTGCTCTAATCAAAGGTTTTTGCAGTAAAGAGAATGATGATAAAGTTCAAGAGCTTTTTCGTGAAATGTTGGAACGAGGGGTCACACCTAATGTGATTACGTATTCAATTTTGTTGCAATATTTTTCTATGATGGGTCGTTGGAATGAAGTTGCAGAAATGATAGATCATATGACGGACAAGGGGATTATTCCTGATGAAATTGTTTACACAAGTATAATTGATGAGCTTTGCAAGAATCAAAAGACTACACAAGCTGTTGCCATGTTGAATTTGATGCTCGAGAAGGGTGAAGAGCCACCTATTGCAACGTACAATGCCGTAATTAATGCACTCTGTAAAGATGGTTCAGTTGGTGAATCTTTTGACATTTTGAAAATGATGATAAATAAGGGAAAGAAGCCTGATACATGGACATACACTACATTGCTCAAAGGTCTTCTCGATATTGGGAAAGTTGATGATGCAATAACAATTTTCAAGTCGGTGTTTGAAGATGAAGCTTATGTTCAGCCTGATGTCATGGCATATAATACAATGATTATAGGGCTCTGCAAGGAAGGCTTCCTTGATGAGGCTGTATCATTTTATGATAAGATGGTTGTCGCAGGAATATGTAGTAATGAGGTGACATATGGCACACTCATGGGGGGATATCTGAAGTCAGGGAATATTGTTGGTTGTATGGATCTGTGGAAAGAAATGCTCAGCATCGGATTAGTTCCAACATCACACACATTTGGTATTATGATTGATGGCTTTTGTAAGTTGCAAATGGTTAACATTGCTAAAGGTCTATTCTTGAAATTGTGGGCCTTTGGTCTAAGTCCTCGAGGTGTGCACTATAATACATTGTTGGCATCATTGTGTAAAGACGGAAGTGTTGATCAGGCAAGGAGGTTATTCGATTATATGAAGGAAACAAATTGTCAACCATGTACTATATCCTTTCATGTAATGATCCATGGAGCTCTTAAATCCGGTGATTTTCAATACGGAAAATTACTGCTGACGGATATGCTTCAAAGGGGTCTGGCTCCTGATGCTTCCCTATTTTCAACACTGATTGAGAGGTTCTCAGACGCTGGACTAATGGACGAGGCCAAGCTGCTTTTTGATAGGATGGTTGGTAGGGGTTTCACTCCAAGTAGCATTGATTACCAAAATTTGTTAATTGCGTATTGTACAAAGGGCGATGAAAACGAGTTAATCAAGCTGCTTCATCGAATGGCAGCCGAGAATGTTGTGCTGAACTCGGAGATGAAAGCAACTATCCTGACATATTTGTGTCACTGTGCTAAAAGTGATATTGATATGGTGAAACTGCTGCCAACATTTTCTCAAGATGCTCcaaaagaagatgatgaagatgttgATGTCCCTTGCAGTGATTTTCTGGAAAatcttcataaatttcattccaaAATTTCTATGCATCCTTCTTAA
- the LOC130828877 gene encoding rho GTPase-activating protein 7-like encodes MAASLAAFERPRLGPSNTVFKSGPLFISSKGLGWKSWKKRWFILTRTSLVFFKNDPSALPQRGGEVNLTLGGIDLNNSGSVVVREDKKLLTVLFPDGRDGRAFTLKAETSEDLYEWKTALEQALAQAPSAALVMGHNGIFRNDTSDAIDGSFHQWRDKRPVKSLVVGRPILLALEDIDGGPSFLEKALRFLETYGTKVEGILRQSADVEEVERRVQDYEQGNNEFDPNEDAHVIGDCVKHVLRELPSSPVPASCCTALLDAYKIDRKEARINAMRSAILETFPEPNRRLLQRILKMMHTIASHSSDNRMTPSAVAACMAPLLLRPLLAGECELDDDFDVNGDNSAQLLAAANAANNAQAIIATLLEEYENIFDDDSLQRCSISADSRIENSGSDDSTDGGNLDVKENGFHNTENEAEPETDDDQERVLSGKLSESSGYGGSDLYDYKVQSFGVEYSDGSPMANIAKSVNSKPRTDTQAIRDSNAESSDQNKSIKVTESSTNGIDSPKVTAGEPYRSMGEILSSMDPGPPLAIAGPESSAEKSSNKLSGSSAKRSTFWSRSTVRKTPSMESVDSSGEEELAIQRLELTKNDLRHRIAKEARGNAILQASLERRKQALHERRLALEQDVQRLQEQLQAERDLRAALEVGLSMSSGQISSSRGMDSKTRAELEEIALAEADVARLKQKVAELHHQLNQQRQHQFGSLSDACDRRFLQQDFDSTLAFCKQRNEEGSLLPDWTHIKGQMLAAGSSNRQPRKQFLEPMGLSDPKSTEPSASMSFDEFGGVDSASMPSTSRVAEALDFPRHPSAASSTLVELTTRLDFFKERRSQLMEQLHHLDLNYGVPTSQDYLYRPSSPSWS; translated from the exons ATGGCGGCTTCTCTTGCGGCATTTGAACGTCCTAGACTTGGTCCTTCGAACACG GTTTTTAAGAGTGGACCGCTTTTCATCTCCTCTAAAG GATTGGGATGGAAATCTTGGAAAAAGCGTTGGTTTATTCTGACTCGCACCTCCTTAGTGTTCTTTAAAAATGATCCC agTGCTCTTCCTCAAAGAGGCGGAGAAGTGAATTTGACACTGGGTGGCATTGATTTAAATAATTCAGGAAG CGTTGTTGTTAGAGAGGATAAGAAATTGTTGACAGTACTTTTCCCTGATGGACGTGATGGGCGAGCATTTACGCTTAAG gcTGAGACATCAGAGGATTTATACGAATGGAAGACAGCTCTGGAGCAAGCTCTGGCACAGGCGCCTAGTGCTGCTCTTGTGATGGGTCATAATGGCATATTTCGAAATGACACGAGTGATGCAATTGATGGTTCTTTTCATCAAT GGAGAGATAAGCGCCCTGTTAAATCATTGGTTGTTGGACGACCAATCTTACTAGCTTTGGAAGATATCGATGGTGGACCTTCTTTTTTGGAAAAAGCTCTCAGATTTCTTGAAACCTATG GGACCAAAGTGGAAGGAATTTTACGACAGTCAGCTGATGTTGAAGAGGTGGAGCGCAGAGTCCAGGATTATGAACAAG GCAACAATGAGTTTGATCCGAATGAGGATGCTCATGTCATTGGTGACTGTGTGAAG CATGTCCTTCGCGAGCTCCCTTCTTCCCCAGTTCCAGCGTCTTGCTGCACTGCATTGCTTGATGCTTATA AAATTGACCGTAAGGAAGCACGGATAAATGCCATGAGATCAGCAATATTGGAGACGTTTCCGGAACCAAATCGGAGATTGTTACAACG AATTTTGAAAATGATGCACACAATCGCTTCTCATTCTTCTGATAATCGGATGACTCCTTCTGCCGTTGCTGCTTGCATGGCACCTTTACTTCTACGCCCTCTTTTAGCGGGCGAGTGTGAGCTGGATGATGATTTTGATGTGAATGGTGATAATTCAGCTCAGCTTCTCGCTGCAGCTAATGCTGCTAACAATGCGCAGGCTATTATTGCAACACTTTTAGAGGAGTATGAGAACATCTTTGAT GATGATAGTTTGCAGAGATGCTCAATTTCAGCTGATTCTCGGATTGAAAATAGTGGAAGTGATGATTCCACAGATGGCGGAAATCTAGATGTTAAAGAAAATGGGTTTCATAACACTGAAAATGAAGCAGAGCCCGAAACAGATGATGATCAGGAACGAGTGTTGAGTGGTAAACTGAGCGAAAGCAGTGGCTATGGTGGCAGTGACCTTTACGATTATAAG GTTCAATCTTTTGGAGTTGAATATTCTGATGGTTCTCCTATGGCCAATATTGCAAAGTCTGTTAATTCTAAACCTCGGACAGATACACAAGCGATTAGGGATTCTAACGCTGAGTCGAGTGATCAAAATAAGTCAATAAAGGTAACTGAAAGCTCAACAAATGGTATAGACAGTCCGAAGGTAACAGCTGGGGAACCTTATCGTTCAATGGGGGAGATACTGTCATCAATGGATCCAGGACCTCCATTAGCTATTGCAGGTCCTGAATCAAGTGCTGAGAAGTCAAGTAATAAGCTCTCAGGCTCTAGTGCTAAGCGGTCAACTTTCTGGAGCAGAAGCACT GTTCGTAAAACGCCATCGATGGAGTCCGTTGATTCTTCAGGAGAGGAAGA ACTTGCCATCCAGAGGCTTGAACTAACAAAGAATGACTTACGACACCGTATTGCGAAAGAG GCTAGGGGAAATGCAATATTACAAGCTAGCTTGGAGCGAAGGAAACAAGCTCTGCATGAGCGTCGGTTAGCACTTGAACAAGAT GTACAAAGACTGCAAGAACAATTACAAGCTGAAAGAGACCTTAGAGCTGCTTTAGAGGTTGGTTTAAGCATGTCTTCTGGTCAAATTTCTAGTTCACGTGGTATGGATTCCAAG ACAAGGGCTGAGCTTGAGGAGATTGCTCTTGCTGAAGCAGATGTGGCCAGGTTGAAGCAAAAAGTGGCGGAATTACACCATCAACTCAATCAGCAACGGCAGCATCAATTTGGATCTCTATCTGATGCATGTGACAG GAGATTTCTTCAGCAAGACTTTGATAGTACACTTGCCTTCTGCAAACAGCGAAATGAG GAGGGTTCATTGCTGCCAGATTGGACTCACATCAAGGGACAAATGTTAGCTGCTGGAAGCAGCAACAGGCAGCCTCGTAAGCAGTTCCTGGAGCCAATGGGCCTGAGTGATCCAAAAAGCACTGAACCATCCGCTAGTATGTCTTTTGATGAGTTTGGCGGTGTTGATTCAGCCTCCATGCCATCTACCTCCAGGGTAGCAGAG GCATTAGATTTTCCCCGACACCCATCAGCTGCATCATCCACATTAGTTGAGTTAACAACCCGGCTTGACTTTTTCAAAGAACGGCGATCCCAACTGATGGAGCAGCTGCATCACCTCGATTTGAACTATGGGGTACCAACCTCCCAAGACTATTTGTACAGACCATCTTCGCCATCATGGAGCTGA